Genomic window (Amaranthus tricolor cultivar Red isolate AtriRed21 chromosome 7, ASM2621246v1, whole genome shotgun sequence):
GACCCATAGGGTTTGAAAACTTCAAACTACGACATAGACCCATAACATGAGCTATTCAGTATGTTAAAAATCTCTTATTTTTCAACCCATTGCAGCAATTGCTATCCTGGATCTTTAGATCCTAAGAAAGTAGCTGGGAAAATAGTGGTATGTCTAAACAGTTACCGAGGAGTTTCACGACGGATCAAGATGTTGGTAGTACAAGATGCTGGGGCAAAAGGCCTAATATACATTAGTGATATGGAAAAAGGTGTGCCTTTTGATTCAGGTTCTTTCCCATTTACACAACTAGGAGAACATGACGGAATTCAGATACTCGAGTACATTAACTCTACCAAGTAAGCGATTCCTCTACGAAATTTCACTTCTCTATGATGATTAATAGTTCCATAGACATTCACTTCTCCTATGACATTTCATTTCTTACTCGATATGCTCAATGGTGAAGAACCAGCAAGAGCCCTTTGGGGTAGAAGTACAGATGCAACATAGACCCTTTACATACCTGGCGCTTAACATTCTACTTGAAATAGTATAGAGTTTTCGGAAGTGATGGAGAAATGATTTCTATTGTGCTTACAGAAAACCAACAGCATCAATCATCTCAACAGTTGCTGTACAAAGATTCAAACCAGCACCAGTTGTGGCTGATTTCTCATCAAGAGGCCCCGGAGAACTCACCGAAAACATTCTTAAGGTACATTACTTGACGACATCCTCTTAGCAATTACTGATTTGCGGTCGCAATCTGTCATGCATACTAACACTTGCAATGAATGATCTTTTGTTATGTTGTTATAGCCTGACATTATGGCTCCTGGAGTTGCAATACTAGCAGCAAATACACTAGAGAATGAGCCAGGAGACCCTATTCGGAAAAAGCAATCGGCATTTGCTATAAAGTCAGGAACATCTATGGCTTGCCCCCACGTTACCGGTGCAGCAGCTTTGATTAAGTCTATACATCATGGGTGGACACCTTCTATGATAAAATCAGCATTGATGACAACAGGTATGCTGCACCACCACAAAAAATTACATTGTCGTAACTTTTTTTTGATCAGGGTATAAGGTGAATAATCCTGTACAGACGAAGGGAAAGAGAAACTAAACCTTCTTATAGGCGGTAAGAATCAACTCCTCGTCACGTGGGTGAAAGAGAAAGCTTTTAACTATTAGGACAACCCAGAATTCTCTACAATGTGAAGACTTTACATAACGAAAAAGCTTCTTATAAACGAGAACTACAGTAGCTTTCTAGAAAAAGCTTCCAATAAGCTTTTTGTTACGTTGATTCTTAGACATGGTATTAGTCACGGTTTTGAATTCATTGAGCCTTCATTCCAAGTGGAACTATTTAGTACCGGGTATGAGGGTTTGTGCTTCTAGCCTGAAGAGTAAAAGGGTTCTCGTGAGAGGGGGCGTGACAACGTATTCAGAGCTTGGGCTTCAACCATcggcttaagcttttagttaaTTTTGTTCCTTGACACCAGCTACATCATTATACGATTACAATTTCTCATCAATTTTCATTTCACACATCTTACAGCCACTGTTGCTGATAACCGGGGGATAACTCTTACAAATAGTTCAGGAGGCATGGCAAATCCGCATGAAACAGGAGTCGGGGAGATAAGTCCAATGAAAGCTCTTCATCCAGGACTAGTGTTCCCAACCACTACAGAAGATTACTTCCATTTCTTATGCTATCTTGGGTACACTGAGAAGATTCTCCGATCAATGTCGAGCACAATGCTGAGATGTCCAAAGGCTATATCAGATAATCGTATATCGAACATAAATTACCCGTCCATCTCAATACAAAAGCTCAAAAGAAATCGAGAAAGAAGGATTTCAAGGCACGTAATCAATGTTGGATCTCCGAATTCGACATACACTGCTACCTTACGCGCACCAGAAGGTTTAAGAGTAGGCATTTCCCCAAAGAAGTTAGTTTTCCACAAGGGATATACAACAGCAACTTTCAACATTTCATTCCAAGCAAAAATAGCCCAACTAGGCTATAATTATGGTTCAATAACTTGGTTTGATGGTCTACATAATGTTCGAATTGTATTCGCCGTAAATATTGTAAAATAACCGAGGTCCTACATCCACATTgctgatagagtatataacatatcttcaAGCATCAACCAACAGCTTAAACTTTAAAGTCTTAAGATATACTTATATACTCTACCGATTACGCATCACAAATAATAATTACACATAGAAAAAGATTCATAGAAACAAGATTGATAATTTCTACTCGAGAAATTCAGTAGTAAATTTGTATACTAATACAAAAACTATCTAGAAAAAACGCTTGTAAGTTATCTTGTAGACGTTACATTTTTTCATTTAGATCATTATTTCTTACACCTAATTGATAATGATTTATGACAAGAAACCATGTTTAAACTTATCTCATTGTGCAACACTTTGCTGATTTCAATTTTCAACCCACCTCTATTCGGAGATGGGTAGCCAACTGAGAACTTTTAACATCCCTCCATGACAGTGGTATGAAACATAAATTTCATCCATATTAATCATTTATGTTGTGCTTCATGACATTGGTCCATCATTTGGCGATTTTCAACGAAACAAAAGTCATTAGATCCAATCACTTACTAGAAGCATCTTCGACTACATGTCGAAAGAGAATCACAAATAGTCGAGAAGGCAACCATTTTCCAGGAACACAGAAAATTATAGGTGAAGCTCAAACTCATAACAGCCTTAGTTTACAACTTCTAAAGATGATGCTCTATAATTAAACTCTCAATCTGATTTATGAATGATtcagtttcaaaatcaaaattgacaaaataGTGGCAGTGACATCAAAACAGTCGGGTTAATCGTGTCTGGTATAGACGAGCAAAACCATTACATATAACGTATCATTCTGCAAATATCCATCATGCTCATACgaaaaaaaagagaatgaaGATACAAATTACAGATTGCACTCGAACATTTCATTTGTGATTTTCAGTTATGTGCCTAATAGTAAGGGCCGGGGATACAACTTGATTTTCTGTCGATATTTTTCTCGATGTTCCTTTCTTCAACTTGTTATTTTCAGTTAGGATATTGCATGAACGTCAATCTTTTTGTTAAAGACAGCTTGAATATACAGCTGCATTTCGAAATTCATTATAGTGCACTATGGCCGATGGCGGTTTGTCGCCGACACAAATCTCGTGTATTATTTGAAAAGGGGGAATGAATCAAACCACATGTTGCTTTCTAAGACTTCATATACTTCTTTGGCTGTCAAGACACCCTTTAAATGAGAGAACAAGAGGCTGTTATAAGTGGTTTACCAAGAGAAATACATATTTATCCTATTCTTTTTGTATTGATATTTAGGTTAATGGTGATTCATATAAAGCCAATGAAAATATTTATATGAATAATTTGCAACTTACAGTcttaaagtttagcacttttgcgaattacagcctcaatgtttattttttgcgaattacaaccactAAAGTATCAAAGTATACAACATTCATGCCAAATCACAGAATTCTGACGATTTTAAAGGTCGCAATTTTAAGTTGAGTGGTTGGAATTCTGTGATTTGGCCTGAATATTGTAGACTTTAATACGTAgatggctgtaattcgcaaaaaataaacattaaagctgtaatttgcaaaagtcCAAAACTTAAAAggatgtaattcgcaaattcTTCTATTTATAAAGAACAATAGGCATAGTATACTAACACTTGAACAACTTACCTGCAGCTTCTGGTCCTGCAGGATCTCGGCTTCCAGCTCCTCGAAGGGTCTAAAATGATAACAATCAGTTTATACTTGCTTTAAATCATGAGTTCATTTCAATGTATGGTTTCAAGCAAATAAAAGAACatctataaattatatacaGTTTTCCTCCATTGATTACAAAAGCCTCTGCAACTTTTCTGTTCCTTCCTCCAACTGTCATGAATAAAATTACGAACTAAAAAAAGTGGGCAAAAAATGAAACCAGAGAAAACAAAGAATCGAGAATCGGTTTCTTACAACAAGATGCAATAAGATCAGCCACACCACAACTTTCGAAAAAGGTATCATCTTTAACAGATGGGAATAGCTGCTTGGAGAAGACCCTCATTTCATTCAAGCCAACTCTCATAATTGCAGCCTGAAATAGATATATTCGATATATAACCCGGGTCAATATTGTCGCATATCATAGCTCATACCAACTTAACCAACACATATATTAGTATATCTAAGTATATAATACATAAGTTGAATGCTGTCAGTTCACAGCATTAGCTGCGCATAGATCCGTCCCTGATTTGACAAGGAAACAAACATCTAAATGCAAAAATGTATATACTTTTGTATTACTCCCCATAGCCAATCCGTCCACAAATCCTGCAAATAAAACACAACATACGTCAACTCTGTTATAGTGTTTAGAGCAAGTGTCTTGTTTTTGCTTTCATGTTTCGTGAAACGCTTGCTAAAGGACAGATGTAATATAGAATCGTCACTTTGGAGACATACCGATAATAATGGAAAAATAGAATCACAAACCTGCAGCAATGGCCACAACATTTTTCAATGTACCACATAGTTCCACTCCTTCAACATCATTGACCTATTTTTCATAAGAACTAAGTGAAAGTGAGAAAACAAACTATCAATTGTATCAAGTTGGATCGACAATTATCGACGGTCCAGAGATCCATATAGAAGTATATCTTACTAATTAATGTTTAACGTTTAATGTTTAATGTTTACTTAATGTTTCTTTCGTGCCATACTTTTGGTAGAGAATATGAAAAATGAAACTTACAGCTGTGACAGCAAAATAAGGTGTTGCAAAGAGTTGAACCCACCTCTCTGCAACCTCTCTATTTTCTCTATATCCTAACGCTGCTTCACTGAACTTCTCATCAGCAAAATCGGATATTATGATTTCTTACGGGTATGGATTGTGCCTGTATGCAGGGATCACGGGAGTATAATGAAAAGGCAAATAGATGTGTTACATTACCTCATCCGCTATATTTGCACCCATTAAAACACAACAATCAACTTTAAGTTGCTTAGAGATTACAGAGGAGATCATCAATGGACCTTTCACTTTCACCTCCATGCCTTTTATCAATGAAATAGCCTCAACATCCCTCCTTAAGTTTCCAACAAGTCTTCTACAAATACCCTCGACAAATTGATGAGGTGTCACAAACACCAACATGTTTGCATCTCTCACTGCACAAGTTTCAACCTTCAAAATTAGCCTAGGATAAAAACATTACACTCATGACCAAAACAAGTTGATCCTATTTAGATCTTCTCAACTAATGATTACTATATAAAACAGTTTACTAAATCATATACACTTTTTATTTACGTAAGTTGCaagatgatgtttgctactaaGAGTAATTAGAAACAACCTTTTTTTCATCAATAACAAGTTTGAAGTTGCAAGTTTGAAGTTGTGTACATCCAACTCCTCAATAGGGCTGagcaaaaatacataataatttcaAGCCAtgtttattttacatatttaatCAAACTAAAGCAAAACCAATATTTAAGGCCAGGGTCTTGTACGATCGGACACCCTGAAAATGCCCAACCCACTTGTGATCCACAAAACTCACCTAAGTAGGGAAAAgaggaagaaagaaaaaaaaaaaaaaaaatcatggaCTAGCATTTCTTTTTCACAAATTGATACTACAAATTcaacattcatatgctaaacTACAACAATTTCATCAACAAAGGATGGATAGAATCATAGAACCTTACCTGCATGTTCAAGGTCTGGGTCAGCAACCACATTCTTACCAAGCTTTATACCAGGAAGGTATTTCACATTTACCTATTAAAATTcccaaacacacacacaaaagcCCAAAATGAATTACTAATCTATCTTTATAGAAACAAACAGAAAATACTACTATAATTTCACTAAACCAATAATCATGATGATCATAAGGTTAAACATACTTTGGTTTGATTAATGATTTCCAACAATTTCTCCCCACTTGGCAAAGTTTCATCAAATACCCACATCCGAACTTCATCTGTTATACATCATCAGCAATTAAAACTAACATGAGTATCAAtcaaaatcgaaaaaaaaaaaatgggaatgTAAAGAATGTTACCATGGAAGATGTTATTGTTGATTGTATTGGATGCAATGAGTTTGGCTGCAACGCTACCCCAATTGCCGCTACCAATAACGGCAACTTTGTATTTCTCCGAAACATGGGCTGTCATTTTTATGGATGATTCAAGGGATAAGTTAGGGATGGAAATCCGAAAAAATTGATTTAGGATGGGAAATTAATGTTTCACAGGGTTTGATTAGGGAGATTTGGTTATGTGACAAAGTATGCAGATTTTGCATGCTATTAGTGTAATGCATTAACTACTTCCCGATCTTTGTAGTTCTTATAAACACTATTCTCTTACAAAGGACTACTTTCCTTCTTTAGGTAATATATTGCTACGtaatataaattatgaatatataaatattttttttagattgtTTTATTGAGAGGTCTTTATaagaataatttattaaaaactagataaatttttaattaaaatcatatCATTGTGAGACCTTTTTTAATGGGCAgacttaataattttttaatgaattattaagaattttaaaaatcataaatttaaattaatataataaaagataTAAGCAAAACCTAAAAATTAGATtttgaaatcaaaattcaaaatcaattttaaaacaaaaaggaCTTATTTCTCTTTctcataaattaatttttttcttctccCATATCCTCTCATTATCTTCTCATTGAATTGCTTGTTTTGATTGTGTTAAATTGtgcttttttttcatttgcagagttatttaatttatttttaaattaacatgTTAAACTAATATTGAACAATGTTACATTGATGTTGAACATAAGAGGAAGAAAAAGGAGGACATTATAGATGCAAAGAATAAGAAGACATCATCTGAGAAAATTATTTGATCTTTATTATTGACTATGCCATATGAcatatttatacttttttttgcAGAGTTTGTTTGTTAAATACGATATTATGAATGATGTTCCTGGAAAAAAGGTTGTTAAATATCAAATTCAAAGACaatacgatgatgatgattcatATGATTGACTTGACCAAACtatcaaattttctaaattttgtaTCTATTTCGACTTGATTTTCACTATCTCTTTCATTCAGTTTTGGATTATTTTAAGACTATATATGATCATTTTAAGAATACAAGTAAAGCATCTAAACATGTATATAAGCACTTTAAATCAAAGGTAAATAAtcgctttaaaattataattaataattttaagactataggtgatcaattttaaaatataagtaATTAAAGACACTAAGAATATTATTGAGCACTTTAAAACTAAAGTAAGTGATTCCTTtattaaggttataattgatcattttaggaccataagtgatcattttaagaataCAAACATCTAAGGATTTAATTGACCACTTTTTAAACTATTGTAAGATCATTAACaaccttaaaataatcacttaatcTTAAAGCGatcacttacgatcttaaaatgatcactaaCTACAGAAATTAGAAAGTCTAAATCCATGAGAAAAAAAGCAATTCAACAAAATTTGTCTTATCATTATTGACAATAAATGAATTGTTAATTTCATATACAAAAAGTTGTACAAACTAAAAGAGAGCGGTACAAGGCAATGTCTGCTAGTTCACTATCAAAACTGACCTACCATTTAGACACCAATAGAAAAAGGAAAGTTAAAGATCATCCTCAGATCGTGTAACCATAAACCCTATAAGTAAGAACTAAAACCTATTGAGTTAGTATATCAAATTGTCTAAACCTTTCAACTTTTAGTCTGCTAACAAGACTATACAGTTCAAACATGAAACTCCTATACTGTGATCTTGAGGTGAACTCGACTCTTGTCAGTCACTCCAAACCGAAAAGTGTTTATATCACATTGAAAAAGAGAAATTTACATGCTTCAAACCAATAGTTGTTGTGAAATGTAGCTTGTTGCTTGTTCGTgatattaaaactacttcataCGGAAGTCGTGCCTGAATACAGTCAGGTTCTGGGTAAACTTGTCCCTGTTTTTTGAGTCTAAGCTTCGGGATACATCTGCCATTAATTTGTCGAAACACGATGCAAGGCGCTGATGTTGTTCTACCGGCTGCAAAACACAAAACACAGTATAAggcattctttttctttttctttgaatAGTTTGTTGTGGTAGAAATAGGTATGAATTATGATGATATTATATTCTGAGCCACTATTTCAGACTTCACAAGAATAATGCAAGAAATACAATTGaactattaaaagaaaaataagctCTTTGAGAAGGGAAATTATAGAGGTTGCTCCTAAAACCATTGCGTGAGGgtaaataaatataatgtgGAGCATAAGAAAATCTGTAGGTAGCATAACAGTTAATTTCATTTGACAGTTCATCTCTTGTCCGCCCATCACAGTGTATCT
Coding sequences:
- the LOC130817310 gene encoding LOW QUALITY PROTEIN: glycerol-3-phosphate dehydrogenase [NAD(+)] (The sequence of the model RefSeq protein was modified relative to this genomic sequence to represent the inferred CDS: inserted 1 base in 1 codon); protein product: MTAHVSEKYKVAVIGSGNWGSVAAKLIASNTINNNIFHDEVRMWVFDETLPSGEKLLEIINQTKVNVKYLPGIKLGKNVVADPDLEHAVRDANMLVFVTPHQFVEGICRRLVGNLRRDVEAISLIKGMEVKVKGPLMISSVISKQLKVDCCVLMGANIADEVADEKFSEAALGYRENREVAERWVQLFATPYFAVTAVNDVEGVELCGTLKNVVAIAAGFVDGLAMGSNTKAAIMRVGLNEMRVFSKQLFPSVKDDTFFESCGVADLIASCFGGRNRKVAEAFVINGGKLPFEELEAEILQDQKLQGVLTAKEVYEVLESNMWFDSFPLFKXIHEICVGDKPPSAIVHYNEFRNAAVYSSCL